A segment of the Flavobacterium azooxidireducens genome:
TTCTCAGTGTATTTTTTTGAATTATTTTTAAAAAATTAATAAAATAGATAAAATTTACTATGCGTTCATATAATTTTTTAAGCTTTAGTTAACAATTTGGCAACTTTGTAAGAAAAAGTTAAAAATAAAAAAAGCGAACATAAATATGTCCGCTTTCTAATATAATTGTAAAAATGATTTATTCTACTGTAACCGATTTGGCTAAATTTCTTGGCTGATCTACATTACAACCTCTCATAACTGCAATGTGGTAAGAAAGTAATTGCAATGGAATGGTTGTTAATAATGGTGAAAGGGCATCTGATGTTTCAGGAATTTCGATCACGTGATCGGCTAATTCTTTCACTTGCGTATCACCTTTGGTTACAACCGCAATAATTTTTCCGCTTCTGGATTTAATCTCTTGGATGTTACTCACTACTTTATCATAATGACCCATTTTTGGAGCAATTACAACAACCGGCATCGACTCATCAATTAAAGCGATTGGTCCGTGTTTCATCTCTGCAGCAGGATAACCTTCGGCATGAATGTAGGAAATCTCTTTTAATTTCAAAGCACCTTCTAAAGCTACAGGGAAATTATAACCTCTACCTAAATATAAACAATTTGGAGAATCTTTATAAATACCTGCAATTTCTTTGGCAATGTCATTGGTTTCAAGAGCTTCTGCTACTTTGTCCGGAATCATTTCTAATTCTAATAAATAACGGTGATAGTCTGAATTTGACATTGTCCCTTTTGCTTTTGCTAAACGTAAAGCAATCAGCGTTAGAACGGTAATTTGTGTTGTAAATGCTTTGGTTGAAGCCACTCCGATTTCAGGACCGGCGTGTGTGTAAGCACCCGCATCAGTTTCTCTTGAAATGGATGATCCAACTACGTTACAAACTCCAAAAACAAACGCACCATTTTCTTTGGCTAATTTGATTGCAGCTAACGTATCGGCTGTTTCACCAGATTGAGAAATAGCGACAACAATATCTTTTTTATTGATAATTGGGTTTCTGTATCTAAATTCAGAAGCATATTCTACTTCCACAGGAATTCTTGCAAATTCTTCAAAAATGTATTCTGCTACTAATCCGGCATGCCATGAAGTTCCACAAGCTACGATGATGATACGCTCTGCATTGAGGAATTTTTCTAAATTATCTTCAATTCCGGCCATTTGAATGATTCCTTTATTGGAAAGTAATCTTCCTCTGTATGTATCTTTTATAACACTTGGTTGCTCATAGATTTCTTTAAGCATGAAATGATCATAACCGCCTTTTTCAATTTGCTCCAAGTTCATTTTTAATTCTTGAACATACGGATCAACTAAGGTATCATCTTTGATTTTACGAACTTTGATTGGTTTGTGCAAACGAACAATTGCCATTTCTTCGTCCTCTAAATAAATAGCATTAGAAGTATATTCGATAAATGGTGAAGCATCTGAAGCAACAAAAAATTCGCCATCGCCAATTCCAATCGCTAATGGACTTCCTAAACGTGCTACGACAATTTCGTCTGGTTTATTTTTATCAAAAACCGCAATTGCATATGCTCCAACAACTTGGTTTAAAGCAACTTGAACGGCTTTTCCTAATTTTAAATTTTCTTTTTTCTGAACGTCTTCAATCAAATTAACTAAAACTTCTGTATCTGTATCCGAATGAAATACAAATCCTCTTTTGATTAATTCTTTTTTTAACGGTTCATAATTTTCAATGATTCCATTGTGAATAATCGCAATGTTTCCCGAATTTGATAAATGCGGATGCGAATTTACATCATTTGGCACCCCGTGAGTAGCCCAACGCGTGTGACCCATCCCGATAGAACCGAAAAAATTATTATCTTTTGAAGAAACTTCTTCTAAGTCTGTTACTTTTCCTTTTGTTTTTGAAATTTTAAGGTCTTTGCCATCATGCAGCATGATTCCGGCACTGTCATAACCTCTGTATTCTAAACGCTTCAATCCCTTAATAACAATTGAATAAGCGTCTCTTTTTCCAATATATCCAACAATTCCACACATAAGTTTAACTATTTAGTCAGGTTTGGTATAGTAAATTTCTAATTTCAATCTTTGATCCAAAGGTACAGAAGATTTGCTACCATACAACACTGTTCCCAATGGATTCATTACAGAGGCAATTGGCACATCTTTAATACCAGTTGCTGTCTGATTTTTTAGTTTATAATTTCCAACATTTCCAATTGCTTCGGTCACAACCAAGCCTAATCTAACATTGGTAGAATCGGCATGTTTCAACAAATTGTTTATATGGTTAGTTAATCTAATTTTGTAAGTTACTCCTTTTTCATCTTCCAATTTTATAATACCGCCATGAACAACTTTACCAAATTTTGGTTTTGCAGCATTGGTAGTAAAATCTGAAGAATAATCAATTAAAGGTCGCTTATTATCAACATCATACAAATAAATTCGTTTTGGCTCAAAATTATCACCCATTGCATCGCGATCTATTCTAAAGGTTAAATTTGCTTCGTTAATCAACCATCCTTTTGCTCGGTAGGCATCTAATTCTGCCGATTGTCCATTTTCATCACGTCCAAACAAATTGATAACCGCCATAGAACCTGCTCCTCCGTTTATATATAATCGTTCATCTCCTTGCGTAGGATCTGCCGAAGTTAAAGCATTTGAATAATTGGTTGTTCTTTCTTGGTTGGTTAAACTCACTGTATTTCCAGAAAGTGTTAAGTCAAACGATTTATTAACTCTTTCCGGAGTTGTATCTTCACCGGTGGATTTATCTTCTTTATATTTTACCGTGATTTTTCCACCCGTAAAATTAATCATAGCCAAACTGCTTCCATTTGGTTCGGCATCAGAGGCTTCTATTTTAAAATATAAACCACGGAAATAGTCTTTAAAAACATTATTATTCACTAACTTGTTTTCATAATAACCTCCTATAATTTTCTTTTGAAAGAACTCTTTATTCAATTTTAAATAAATTCCGGGTGCAGATTTTGTTGTGGTGCCCACTACATCATCTTCATCTTCAAAAACTGTTACCGAAATCTCTGCAGGGTCAAAAAAGAATTGATCATTTTCAGCAACATCTTCAGCGTTATTTAATCGTTCTCCATTTGAAACAGAAGTCCCATCAGCATCAGCTCCTCTTTTGTTATTTTCAAAATCAGACAATTGATCTGAATAATAGCGTTGTGCTTGAGTAAATTGCGAATTTGGATCAAAATCTCTTAAAAAGTATCCGTTTTCAAAAACACTAAGTTTTAATTTTGATGTTCCATAAACCGAATCTAGTGTATAAGTTGCAACTCCTTCGCTATCTGTTGCTCCTTTTTTACTAAAATAAGGAATATAGAGAATAACTTCTGTGATCTCCGGATCAGTCGTTATTCTAAAGAATGAAGGAACCGTTGACGGCAAAGTTAATTGCGTTGCAAAATGAGCTGTAGTTTTACCAAACGTCGTATTATGATAAATCCCTAAAGGATTTGTAACTAAATTATTGGTCTGAACCGCCCCAAAATCTTGGTTAAAAGCAACAACTGTAGCTTCTTGATCTTTGATGCCAAATTGAAAATGATCGTCGCCAATCACATTTCCGCCAATTGTATTAAAATCTTTATCACATGAAAAAAGTAACAAAGCAAGCACTGCAATAGAAGTATATTGTATTAATTTTTTTGAAATCATTTGAAATAAATAAAATTTAAAGAACTGTTTTTTTATAGAAATTTTTATAATGCTCAGGATAATCCTCTTTCGGCACGAAAGGTAAAAAAGGTTTTCCTGATGATTCTATAAATTTTGTTAAACTTGACGAAACGTTTTCAGACGCAACTATCACGGCATCAGAATGTTCTACAGCCACTTTAATTAAATTTTCATAATTTGGTTGTTCTAAAACCGCAATTGAATCCTGCGGAACACCATCAAATTTAATTTTATTGATGAGTTCAATATCTAGATTACCATCAAAAGATTGAGCATAAACAGAAGTTACAATTTTTGTATTAGAGAACAATGCTTCATCTTTATAATAGTGTTTCATGTAAACCGGCAAAAGTGAAGCCAACCAACCATGAACATGGATAATATCCGGAACCCAATTTAATTTTTTTACTGTTTCTACCACTCCTTTTGCAAAAAAAATGGCTCTTTCATCATTATCGGCATACAACTTTCCATCTTCATCCGTAAAAGTTGCTTTACGTTTAAAATATTCGTCATTATC
Coding sequences within it:
- the glmS gene encoding glutamine--fructose-6-phosphate transaminase (isomerizing), which produces MCGIVGYIGKRDAYSIVIKGLKRLEYRGYDSAGIMLHDGKDLKISKTKGKVTDLEEVSSKDNNFFGSIGMGHTRWATHGVPNDVNSHPHLSNSGNIAIIHNGIIENYEPLKKELIKRGFVFHSDTDTEVLVNLIEDVQKKENLKLGKAVQVALNQVVGAYAIAVFDKNKPDEIVVARLGSPLAIGIGDGEFFVASDASPFIEYTSNAIYLEDEEMAIVRLHKPIKVRKIKDDTLVDPYVQELKMNLEQIEKGGYDHFMLKEIYEQPSVIKDTYRGRLLSNKGIIQMAGIEDNLEKFLNAERIIIVACGTSWHAGLVAEYIFEEFARIPVEVEYASEFRYRNPIINKKDIVVAISQSGETADTLAAIKLAKENGAFVFGVCNVVGSSISRETDAGAYTHAGPEIGVASTKAFTTQITVLTLIALRLAKAKGTMSNSDYHRYLLELEMIPDKVAEALETNDIAKEIAGIYKDSPNCLYLGRGYNFPVALEGALKLKEISYIHAEGYPAAEMKHGPIALIDESMPVVVIAPKMGHYDKVVSNIQEIKSRSGKIIAVVTKGDTQVKELADHVIEIPETSDALSPLLTTIPLQLLSYHIAVMRGCNVDQPRNLAKSVTVE
- a CDS encoding DUF4270 domain-containing protein yields the protein MISKKLIQYTSIAVLALLLFSCDKDFNTIGGNVIGDDHFQFGIKDQEATVVAFNQDFGAVQTNNLVTNPLGIYHNTTFGKTTAHFATQLTLPSTVPSFFRITTDPEITEVILYIPYFSKKGATDSEGVATYTLDSVYGTSKLKLSVFENGYFLRDFDPNSQFTQAQRYYSDQLSDFENNKRGADADGTSVSNGERLNNAEDVAENDQFFFDPAEISVTVFEDEDDVVGTTTKSAPGIYLKLNKEFFQKKIIGGYYENKLVNNNVFKDYFRGLYFKIEASDAEPNGSSLAMINFTGGKITVKYKEDKSTGEDTTPERVNKSFDLTLSGNTVSLTNQERTTNYSNALTSADPTQGDERLYINGGAGSMAVINLFGRDENGQSAELDAYRAKGWLINEANLTFRIDRDAMGDNFEPKRIYLYDVDNKRPLIDYSSDFTTNAAKPKFGKVVHGGIIKLEDEKGVTYKIRLTNHINNLLKHADSTNVRLGLVVTEAIGNVGNYKLKNQTATGIKDVPIASVMNPLGTVLYGSKSSVPLDQRLKLEIYYTKPD
- a CDS encoding glycogen/starch synthase, whose product is MEDKRILYVSSEVVPYLAENEVSIMSYDVPKMINDQGGQIRIFMPRYGNINERRHQLHEVIRLSGMNLVVNDLDMPLIIKVASIPKERIQVYFIDNDEYFKRKATFTDEDGKLYADNDERAIFFAKGVVETVKKLNWVPDIIHVHGWLASLLPVYMKHYYKDEALFSNTKIVTSVYAQSFDGNLDIELINKIKFDGVPQDSIAVLEQPNYENLIKVAVEHSDAVIVASENVSSSLTKFIESSGKPFLPFVPKEDYPEHYKNFYKKTVL